A genomic region of Microaerobacter geothermalis contains the following coding sequences:
- a CDS encoding cysteine desulfurase family protein, with protein sequence MIYLDNSATTKPYAEVSDVVREMMNEYFGNPSSIHKLGMEAEGMLSRARELAASYIGAEPKEIVFTSGGTESNNSAIKGVAFQYRKRGMHLITSEVEHASVIESMKQLEEFGFDITFLPVNEKGMVSLSDVKKAIRDDTILVSLMLVNNEVGTVQPIHEIGKWLSNHPKVLFHVDAVQGFGKIPFTVKELKVDLMSLSSHKFHGPKGVGLLYVRNGVKLMPLMSGGEQEAGLRSGTENLPSIVGMVKAMRKTVESQKEMINRLSGYKQTMINQLKEWDGVWLNTPDTNSAPHIINFSVPGIKAEVLVHALAEEGIFVSTRSACSSKELKPSRVILAMTGDMEKASSAIRISLGAFNTQEEIELALSILKKNITNLQKIMRV encoded by the coding sequence GTGATATATCTGGATAACAGTGCAACAACTAAACCATATGCTGAAGTATCTGACGTTGTCAGAGAAATGATGAATGAGTACTTTGGGAATCCCTCATCTATACATAAGTTGGGTATGGAAGCGGAAGGCATGCTATCAAGGGCAAGGGAATTGGCTGCTTCTTATATTGGTGCAGAACCCAAGGAGATTGTTTTCACCTCTGGGGGGACTGAAAGCAACAATTCTGCCATAAAAGGGGTTGCTTTTCAATATAGAAAAAGGGGAATGCATTTAATTACCTCAGAAGTGGAACATGCATCAGTTATAGAAAGTATGAAACAATTGGAGGAATTTGGATTTGACATCACCTTTTTGCCGGTTAACGAAAAGGGAATGGTTTCACTCTCAGATGTAAAAAAGGCGATCAGAGATGATACCATTTTGGTTTCTTTGATGCTGGTAAACAATGAGGTGGGAACGGTTCAGCCGATCCATGAAATTGGAAAATGGCTCTCCAACCATCCAAAGGTTTTATTTCATGTGGATGCCGTACAAGGCTTTGGGAAGATACCATTTACGGTTAAGGAATTAAAGGTAGATCTTATGTCCCTTTCGTCTCACAAGTTTCATGGACCCAAAGGCGTTGGTCTTCTCTATGTCAGAAACGGAGTCAAACTGATGCCCTTAATGTCGGGTGGTGAACAGGAAGCCGGCTTGCGGTCTGGCACTGAAAATCTTCCGTCCATTGTAGGCATGGTAAAAGCGATGAGAAAAACCGTGGAGAGTCAAAAGGAAATGATCAACCGCTTGTCAGGGTATAAACAAACGATGATTAATCAATTGAAAGAATGGGATGGGGTATGGCTGAACACTCCAGATACGAACAGCGCTCCTCACATTATTAATTTTTCTGTTCCGGGAATTAAGGCAGAAGTGTTGGTTCATGCTCTGGCAGAGGAGGGAATTTTTGTCTCTACGAGATCTGCCTGCTCGTCTAAAGAACTGAAGCCCAGCCGGGTCATTCTTGCGATGACTGGTGATATGGAGAAAGCTTCAAGCGCCATTCGGATTAGTTTGGGAGCATTCAACACGCAAGAGGAAATCGAACTTGCTCTGTCAATTTTGAAAAAAAACATTACCAATTTACAAAAGATAATGAGGGTGTGA
- a CDS encoding LytR/AlgR family response regulator transcription factor: MIILRVLLVDDEKPARDELKFLLDQYPEVKICGEAENGLDAFQLIEMVNPDVVFLDIEMYEMNGIQLAKLLKKRNKPLPLIVFSTAFTDYAVDAFDLKAVDYILKPYQEERVAETVQRLTEKMNQCMQKRILKKIVVEQKGKLIPIEPTDIIFIKAEERKTIILTKSGEFYTKLCLQELEDAQLPIQLYRTHRSYLVNIDQIAQLIPWFNYTMRLKMKHCDLEIPVSRNRVKELKGLLGC; encoded by the coding sequence ATGATCATTTTGAGGGTTCTCCTGGTGGATGATGAAAAACCAGCTCGTGATGAACTAAAATTTCTCTTGGATCAGTATCCGGAAGTAAAGATTTGTGGGGAAGCAGAAAATGGACTGGATGCTTTTCAATTAATCGAAATGGTCAATCCAGATGTGGTTTTTCTGGATATCGAAATGTATGAGATGAATGGAATACAATTGGCCAAACTCCTAAAAAAGAGAAACAAGCCTCTCCCGTTGATTGTCTTCTCTACGGCTTTTACAGATTATGCAGTGGATGCCTTTGATTTGAAAGCGGTAGATTATATTCTCAAACCCTATCAGGAGGAGAGAGTAGCGGAAACGGTACAGCGTTTAACAGAAAAAATGAACCAATGCATGCAGAAACGGATATTAAAAAAGATTGTTGTCGAGCAAAAAGGGAAATTAATTCCCATCGAACCCACGGATATTATATTTATAAAGGCAGAGGAACGAAAGACAATTATCCTGACTAAGTCTGGGGAATTTTATACGAAACTATGCCTTCAGGAGTTGGAGGATGCCCAGCTGCCAATTCAGCTTTATCGAACCCATCGAAGTTACTTGGTAAATATTGACCAGATTGCCCAGCTGATTCCGTGGTTTAACTATACGATGAGGTTGAAAATGAAGCATTGTGATCTGGAGATTCCTGTAAGCCGAAATCGTGTCAAAGAATTAAAAGGACTCTTAGGTTGTTAA
- a CDS encoding MGDG synthase family glycosyltransferase, with protein sequence MSKKIIMMTENVAGLGHTKAAESLAMALAKVDTNVECRIIPMMNLVHPHVEKVSREAYYLMIKHVPRLWGILYDNEQWLSFMFKNKLAKLWKSKLEKFFQDEKPDLVVATHAFCLGAASLLRREGIIPSLGAVITDYGFNGFWVYPDIDFYIVPHEDIKEYVRKKFGISGERIWPTGIPIHPDFSEFVQTHKEELRKKMDLEPKLITILLTGGGWGFGPMEEILQHLLTIPTPLQILVITGNNTKLYQRLSKIQSDHHHIRVFGYISSLIHVMAVCDLIITKPGGLTTAEALALNIPLFIHESIYGQESRNASFLLERGLAHSFNTPKDLVYHLQGFINDFSKLEHIRHKTNDYGKPSSSYDSAKRILHHLQFLH encoded by the coding sequence ATGTCAAAAAAAATCATCATGATGACAGAAAATGTTGCCGGTTTAGGGCATACCAAAGCTGCGGAATCATTGGCAATGGCATTGGCAAAAGTGGATACCAATGTAGAGTGCCGGATTATTCCGATGATGAATCTGGTTCATCCCCATGTGGAAAAGGTATCAAGAGAGGCTTATTATTTGATGATCAAACATGTCCCTCGATTATGGGGCATTCTTTATGATAATGAGCAATGGTTAAGCTTTATGTTTAAGAATAAATTAGCTAAACTTTGGAAATCCAAGCTTGAAAAATTTTTTCAAGATGAAAAACCTGATTTAGTTGTGGCTACCCACGCATTTTGCCTGGGGGCAGCATCTTTACTGAGAAGAGAGGGAATAATCCCATCTTTAGGAGCTGTTATAACCGACTATGGTTTTAATGGATTTTGGGTTTATCCGGATATCGATTTTTATATCGTTCCCCACGAGGATATTAAAGAATATGTACGTAAAAAATTTGGCATTTCGGGAGAACGGATTTGGCCTACAGGGATTCCAATCCATCCTGATTTTTCGGAATTTGTGCAGACTCATAAAGAAGAACTAAGGAAGAAAATGGACCTGGAACCTAAACTTATTACCATTCTTTTGACAGGTGGTGGCTGGGGTTTTGGTCCGATGGAAGAGATCTTGCAACATCTCTTGACCATCCCCACACCTTTGCAGATTTTGGTAATTACCGGTAACAACACCAAGTTATATCAGCGATTGAGCAAAATACAGTCAGATCATCATCATATTCGGGTATTTGGATATATCTCGTCACTGATACACGTGATGGCAGTTTGTGACTTAATCATTACTAAGCCAGGAGGATTAACAACAGCCGAAGCATTAGCCCTCAACATTCCCTTGTTCATTCATGAATCCATCTATGGACAAGAGAGCAGAAACGCTTCATTTTTGTTAGAAAGGGGGTTAGCCCATTCGTTTAATACTCCAAAGGACTTAGTGTATCATCTACAAGGGTTTATAAATGATTTCTCAAAGCTGGAACATATAAGACATAAAACTAATGATTATGGGAAACCTTCATCAAGTTATGATAGTGCTAAAAGAATACTCCATCATCTACAGTTTTTGCATTAA
- a CDS encoding carbon starvation CstA family protein, whose amino-acid sequence MSSLAIVIIALISFLVAYVTYGAWVAKKMGIDPLRKTPAHSMGDGVDYVPAKAPVLLGHHFASIAGASPIIGPITAAVFGWIPAFLWIVLGGIFFGAVHDFTSLFASVRHKGKSIGQIINENVGATGKKLFNIFAWLTLVLIIAVFAIITANTFVAVPSAGTASLLFILVAVIYGFAVYRSNVPALPASLIGIALLFVSIWVGLNYPIALSFSTWIYILLIYIVIGSIAPVWVLLQPRDYLNSYLLYSLLAGAVIGLFLSNPTIQLVGYAGFKTDLGYLFPVLFVTIACGAISGFHSLVSSGTTSKQLNSEKDAKLIGFGGMLIESTLAVIALITAAMLIPADYKSLMTEGGGPVALFSAGVGQFLTKLGIALEVGKSFTALVVSAFALTTLDTATRLGRFIFQELFEKEVSENQSAQVKQSIFANRYVATLVTVVFAGLLALSGQWKAIWPIFGSANQLLAAIALLAVSVWLAKLGKNNAFTKYPMVFMFLVTLSALGFLIYSNLLKGNMVLVFVGAALFILAVVLVIQSFKALTNPINPESTKGDSTYGKTV is encoded by the coding sequence GTGAGTTCATTAGCGATTGTGATTATTGCACTGATATCTTTCTTAGTTGCTTATGTCACCTATGGGGCATGGGTGGCAAAAAAAATGGGGATTGACCCACTTAGAAAAACACCAGCCCATTCCATGGGTGATGGGGTGGACTATGTTCCGGCTAAGGCTCCAGTACTCCTTGGTCATCATTTCGCATCCATCGCAGGGGCATCTCCCATCATCGGGCCGATCACGGCAGCCGTTTTTGGCTGGATTCCTGCCTTTTTATGGATTGTCTTGGGTGGAATCTTCTTTGGGGCCGTCCATGATTTCACTTCTTTGTTTGCTTCGGTAAGACATAAGGGAAAATCAATCGGTCAAATTATTAATGAAAACGTTGGGGCAACAGGGAAAAAATTATTTAATATTTTTGCCTGGTTAACCTTGGTTCTTATTATTGCCGTTTTTGCCATTATCACCGCCAATACATTTGTTGCAGTTCCTTCAGCAGGGACAGCTTCTCTCTTGTTTATTCTGGTGGCAGTTATTTATGGTTTTGCGGTTTATCGAAGTAATGTTCCTGCTTTGCCCGCATCCTTAATCGGGATTGCTTTGCTTTTTGTTAGCATCTGGGTTGGTCTTAATTACCCAATTGCTTTATCCTTTAGTACCTGGATCTATATTTTATTGATTTACATTGTGATCGGCTCTATTGCGCCCGTTTGGGTTTTATTGCAGCCAAGGGATTATTTAAACTCTTATCTTCTTTATTCCCTCTTAGCCGGTGCAGTGATTGGGTTATTCTTATCCAACCCGACCATCCAATTGGTGGGTTATGCCGGATTTAAAACAGATTTAGGATATTTATTCCCAGTGTTATTTGTTACCATTGCCTGTGGTGCGATTTCAGGATTCCATTCTCTGGTTTCTTCAGGTACCACTTCCAAACAGTTAAACAGTGAAAAAGATGCCAAATTAATTGGATTTGGAGGAATGCTGATTGAGAGTACCCTTGCAGTTATCGCACTGATCACTGCTGCGATGCTGATCCCTGCTGATTATAAATCCTTAATGACCGAGGGTGGAGGACCGGTTGCCTTATTCTCTGCTGGCGTAGGTCAGTTTTTGACCAAATTGGGAATCGCGCTTGAAGTAGGGAAGAGTTTTACCGCTTTAGTGGTTTCCGCCTTTGCTTTGACCACCCTGGACACAGCAACCCGTCTTGGACGCTTTATATTCCAGGAGCTGTTTGAAAAAGAGGTTTCAGAAAATCAGTCTGCTCAAGTAAAGCAAAGCATTTTTGCCAACCGTTATGTGGCTACGTTGGTGACTGTTGTTTTTGCCGGATTGTTAGCATTAAGTGGTCAATGGAAAGCAATCTGGCCTATTTTTGGCTCAGCGAATCAGTTGCTTGCTGCGATTGCCCTTCTTGCCGTTTCGGTATGGTTGGCTAAACTGGGTAAAAATAATGCATTTACCAAGTATCCGATGGTCTTCATGTTCCTTGTCACCTTATCTGCGTTAGGGTTTTTAATTTATTCCAACCTGTTAAAAGGGAATATGGTTTTAGTTTTTGTAGGAGCAGCACTCTTTATCTTAGCTGTAGTTCTTGTGATCCAGTCTTTTAAGGCTTTGACAAATCCGATAAATCCGGAGTCAACAAAGGGTGACTCAACCTATGGAAAAACAGTTTAA
- a CDS encoding DUF302 domain-containing protein gives MFHYTVSTTKEVDEAVEALESSLKDEGFGVLWQLDIPSKLKEKGVDYDNPYRVLEVCNPHEAKKVLSHNLHVGYFLPCKIVVYKDQNETKIGLPKPTHLIGFVDEESQFLQEVAQDVEKRLIKAIDQVK, from the coding sequence GTGTTTCACTATACGGTAAGCACTACCAAAGAAGTGGATGAAGCTGTAGAAGCATTGGAATCCTCCCTTAAAGATGAAGGGTTTGGAGTATTGTGGCAGTTAGATATTCCTTCCAAACTGAAGGAAAAGGGAGTAGATTACGACAATCCATACCGTGTCCTGGAAGTATGTAATCCCCATGAAGCAAAAAAGGTATTAAGTCATAATTTGCATGTGGGTTATTTTCTGCCGTGTAAGATTGTTGTATATAAGGATCAGAATGAAACGAAGATCGGGCTACCTAAACCAACACACTTGATTGGATTTGTTGATGAAGAAAGCCAATTTTTACAAGAAGTTGCCCAAGATGTTGAGAAAAGATTAATAAAAGCCATCGATCAAGTGAAGTAG
- a CDS encoding alpha/beta-type small acid-soluble spore protein, with product MPAQQQNDPRNTNQLVVPQAAQAIDQMKYEIAQEFGVQLGPDTTSRQNGSVGGEITKRLVKMAQQQIGGRFQ from the coding sequence ATGCCAGCACAACAACAAAATGACCCAAGAAATACGAACCAATTAGTTGTGCCTCAAGCTGCCCAAGCCATTGATCAAATGAAATATGAGATTGCACAAGAGTTTGGCGTTCAGCTTGGCCCTGACACGACTTCTCGTCAAAATGGATCTGTTGGGGGAGAAATCACTAAGCGTTTGGTGAAAATGGCTCAACAGCAAATTGGTGGAAGGTTCCAGTAA
- a CDS encoding rhodanese-like domain-containing protein, with protein sequence MGWTEIVFILLVITFIIWRMLPVKGLIELQPNEFKEKMKSGQLIDVRTESEYRNGHIPGSINIPLHSLRRNMGKISKEKEVLLYCQSGMRSKKAAKILIGKTKPVCYHLKGGISNWPFSLKK encoded by the coding sequence ATGGGTTGGACGGAAATCGTCTTCATTTTACTGGTTATTACCTTTATTATTTGGAGAATGCTTCCGGTTAAAGGGCTGATAGAACTTCAGCCAAATGAATTTAAGGAAAAAATGAAATCAGGACAACTTATAGATGTACGGACTGAGTCTGAATATCGAAACGGACATATTCCTGGCTCCATTAATATTCCTCTTCATTCGTTAAGGAGAAATATGGGGAAAATTTCTAAGGAGAAAGAGGTTTTATTGTACTGTCAAAGTGGAATGAGAAGTAAAAAGGCGGCAAAAATATTAATAGGAAAAACTAAGCCCGTATGTTACCACTTAAAAGGGGGAATATCAAACTGGCCATTTTCATTAAAAAAATAA
- a CDS encoding SHOCT domain-containing protein gives MMGFGGMGFGYGLFNMIFWILILVGIVYLVIYLVKGNDSKGGGNEALQVLDRRYANGEISEDEYKRMKENLKK, from the coding sequence ATGATGGGTTTTGGCGGAATGGGTTTTGGATATGGTTTATTTAACATGATTTTTTGGATATTGATCCTTGTTGGAATTGTTTATTTGGTAATCTATCTTGTGAAAGGAAACGATTCGAAGGGTGGGGGTAATGAGGCCCTTCAAGTCCTGGACAGAAGATATGCCAACGGAGAAATTAGCGAGGATGAATATAAGAGAATGAAGGAAAATTTAAAAAAATAA
- the thiI gene encoding tRNA uracil 4-sulfurtransferase ThiI has product MNYDSILLRFGELTLKGVNRGQFEDKLKKNIKRILRQFPEIKIHKTYGRMYVQLNGTPYEPVLNQLKKVFGIVSFSPTKRVEQDVTEIQKGSLDVFLDVSPRPTTFKVSVRRADKRFPIPSQEMNHIVGGYILKNCKGLKVDVHHPDAVIYIEIRDEGVYISCQSIPGLGGLPLGTSGKAMLMLSGGIDSPVAGWLTMKRGVPIEGVHFHSYPFTSERAKQKVIDLSRVLSQYSGEMKLHIVPFTEIQTQIRQHVPDDLSITIMRRMMMRITQGLANQRKALAISTGESLGQVASQTLESMNTINKVVDIPVLRPLIAMDKQEIIKLARQIGTYETSILPYEDCCTIFMPKSPRTRPNPQVAERFEKRLDVDLLVEKAVADTEMMVIKPKSDEKEMSFF; this is encoded by the coding sequence ATGAATTATGATTCCATTTTACTTCGGTTTGGAGAATTAACACTGAAAGGGGTAAATCGGGGCCAGTTTGAAGATAAATTGAAAAAAAACATAAAGAGAATTCTTCGTCAATTTCCAGAAATTAAGATTCATAAAACCTATGGTAGAATGTATGTTCAATTAAATGGAACTCCCTATGAGCCAGTCCTTAATCAATTGAAGAAGGTATTTGGGATTGTTTCATTTAGCCCTACCAAAAGAGTAGAGCAAGATGTAACGGAAATTCAAAAAGGGTCTTTGGATGTTTTTTTAGATGTCTCTCCTAGGCCTACTACATTTAAGGTTTCAGTGAGGAGGGCAGATAAACGTTTTCCCATTCCTTCACAAGAAATGAATCATATCGTTGGAGGATATATCCTCAAAAACTGTAAGGGATTAAAAGTTGATGTTCATCATCCGGATGCGGTTATTTATATTGAAATTCGGGATGAAGGAGTTTATATTTCCTGTCAATCGATTCCCGGATTAGGTGGATTACCCCTTGGTACGAGCGGAAAAGCCATGTTAATGCTTTCCGGGGGAATTGACAGTCCCGTTGCTGGATGGTTAACGATGAAACGGGGGGTACCCATCGAAGGAGTCCATTTTCATAGTTATCCTTTTACCAGCGAAAGAGCCAAGCAAAAAGTAATTGATTTATCACGCGTTCTTTCCCAATACAGCGGTGAAATGAAGCTTCACATCGTTCCTTTTACTGAGATACAGACCCAGATACGGCAGCATGTTCCCGACGATTTAAGCATTACCATTATGAGACGGATGATGATGCGAATTACGCAAGGCTTAGCGAATCAGAGAAAAGCCTTGGCCATATCCACGGGAGAGAGTTTGGGACAGGTGGCCAGCCAAACCTTGGAAAGTATGAATACCATCAATAAAGTGGTGGATATTCCTGTTCTTCGCCCCCTGATTGCCATGGACAAACAAGAAATTATTAAGCTTGCCAGACAGATTGGTACGTATGAAACTTCTATCTTGCCTTATGAGGATTGCTGCACTATTTTTATGCCAAAATCTCCAAGAACCCGTCCGAATCCTCAGGTAGCGGAACGATTTGAAAAAAGGTTAGATGTGGATCTGTTAGTGGAAAAAGCGGTTGCAGATACGGAAATGATGGTAATCAAGCCAAAATCCGATGAAAAAGAGATGTCTTTTTTCTAG
- a CDS encoding TerC family protein, translated as MDMEIVLALINIMIIDLVLSGDNAVVIGMASRRLPENQRKKAILWGTVGAVFLRVSLTALTVWILMIPLLKAIGGILLLWIAFKLLIDDEKEVSTIQEGKNLAQAIKTIIVADFVMSLDNVLAVGGAAHGNVYLVLFGLGLSIPLLMWGSVLVARLMNRFPVLVYIGSGILAYTGGNMVIEDKLIQRWLPHPLSFLSWLVPVILMICILVAGKIRRKDSFSFTR; from the coding sequence ATGGATATGGAAATCGTTCTGGCATTAATCAATATTATGATTATTGATCTGGTTCTTAGTGGTGATAATGCGGTGGTGATTGGCATGGCAAGCCGCCGTTTGCCTGAAAATCAGAGGAAAAAAGCGATTTTATGGGGGACGGTTGGGGCTGTCTTCTTGCGGGTATCGTTAACGGCTCTAACGGTATGGATCTTGATGATCCCTTTGTTAAAGGCCATCGGCGGCATTTTGCTGCTGTGGATTGCATTTAAACTATTAATCGATGATGAGAAAGAAGTATCCACGATTCAGGAAGGAAAGAATCTGGCTCAGGCGATTAAAACCATTATTGTCGCAGATTTTGTGATGAGCCTGGATAATGTATTGGCTGTTGGAGGTGCCGCCCATGGAAATGTCTACTTGGTTTTGTTCGGACTAGGACTTAGTATCCCTCTCCTTATGTGGGGCAGTGTATTAGTGGCCAGATTAATGAACCGTTTTCCCGTTCTCGTCTATATTGGCTCGGGAATTTTGGCTTATACTGGAGGGAATATGGTCATAGAAGATAAGCTGATACAGCGGTGGTTGCCACATCCCCTTTCATTTCTATCTTGGTTAGTTCCTGTGATTTTAATGATATGCATCTTGGTGGCAGGGAAAATCAGGAGAAAAGATTCCTTTAGTTTTACAAGATGA
- a CDS encoding sensor histidine kinase, whose protein sequence is MVFDLMITLGQGMSVVATIAFLLTRLPLVQRLFRQSISLKDKFLLILIFGGMGIIGTYTGVLMDGGAIANSRVIGVMVGGLFGGPVVGIGAGLLAGAHRLTLGGFTALACGIATTVEGLIGGIISKKIRKERLNWRTAFLAGLLAEFVQMLIILLIAKPFDKAWDLVMVIGIPMIFVNALGISIFVVIVQMVFKEWERAGAVQAQKSLKIAQQTLPFLRKGLTEETARKVSQIIYHEMDFDAVAITNLKVVLAHVGVGSDHHHPGTSLRTLATTKYLNPGKPLVAKTREEMSCTHPGCPLFTALVVPLRNGKEVIGALKLYYNKKREFSRLDHDFAVGLAHLFSSQLELASLEYQSQLLTKAEIKALQAQIQPHFLFNALNTIVSFSRTSPETARSLLIHLGNFLRRNLEHKDLVPLKTELEHIHAYLAIEKARFGDRLIIKWEIEEQSRILLVPPLILQPLVENAIKHGILPRKSGGTIQISTMTLTGNDGKLFLKVRVDDNGVGMEEGISSTKKGLGIGLTNVNERLKAMYGEESTLSIKSTAGVGTSVSFMIPASESQIPVERNDHFEGSPGG, encoded by the coding sequence GTGGTATTTGATCTAATGATAACCTTGGGTCAGGGTATGAGTGTGGTTGCAACCATCGCATTTTTGTTAACCCGCCTTCCTCTCGTTCAACGTTTATTCCGGCAATCCATCAGTTTAAAGGATAAATTTCTCCTAATTCTCATATTTGGCGGAATGGGTATCATTGGCACATATACAGGGGTGTTGATGGATGGAGGTGCCATTGCCAATTCTAGGGTAATTGGAGTCATGGTAGGAGGACTTTTTGGAGGTCCGGTTGTCGGCATAGGAGCAGGTCTTTTGGCTGGGGCCCACCGGTTGACTTTGGGAGGATTTACGGCCCTTGCTTGCGGAATCGCAACAACGGTTGAAGGACTGATCGGAGGAATCATTTCAAAAAAAATTCGTAAAGAACGATTGAATTGGAGAACGGCCTTTTTAGCAGGATTATTGGCAGAATTCGTCCAAATGTTGATTATTCTTCTTATTGCCAAGCCCTTTGATAAAGCCTGGGATTTGGTCATGGTAATTGGGATTCCGATGATCTTTGTGAATGCACTGGGTATTTCCATATTCGTTGTGATTGTTCAAATGGTCTTTAAAGAATGGGAGAGGGCGGGAGCTGTTCAAGCCCAAAAATCTTTGAAGATTGCCCAGCAAACACTTCCCTTTTTGAGAAAAGGATTAACCGAGGAGACCGCTCGAAAAGTAAGCCAAATCATCTACCATGAAATGGATTTTGATGCGGTAGCCATCACCAATTTAAAGGTCGTTTTGGCGCATGTCGGAGTAGGTTCGGATCATCATCATCCTGGCACATCCTTACGAACATTAGCCACTACGAAATATCTCAATCCTGGCAAACCGCTAGTGGCAAAGACCAGGGAAGAAATGAGTTGCACACATCCTGGATGTCCGTTATTTACTGCTTTAGTTGTCCCATTGCGAAACGGTAAGGAAGTGATTGGGGCTCTTAAGCTTTATTACAATAAAAAAAGGGAATTCAGCCGACTGGATCATGATTTTGCCGTGGGACTGGCACATCTTTTTTCATCACAATTAGAATTGGCTTCACTGGAATATCAATCACAGCTTTTAACCAAGGCTGAGATAAAAGCATTACAGGCTCAAATTCAGCCCCATTTCTTATTTAATGCATTAAATACGATTGTTTCTTTCAGTCGCACTTCACCGGAAACTGCCAGGAGCCTGCTTATTCATTTGGGTAACTTTCTTCGCCGAAATTTAGAGCACAAAGATTTAGTTCCCCTTAAAACAGAATTGGAACATATTCACGCTTACTTGGCGATCGAGAAAGCAAGATTTGGGGATCGATTGATCATCAAATGGGAAATTGAAGAACAATCACGTATACTGCTTGTCCCTCCCTTGATTCTGCAACCCTTAGTGGAAAATGCGATAAAACACGGAATATTGCCTCGGAAGAGTGGAGGAACCATTCAAATCTCGACCATGACACTAACTGGAAATGATGGAAAACTATTCTTAAAAGTAAGAGTGGATGACAATGGAGTTGGGATGGAAGAGGGAATATCATCGACAAAGAAAGGGTTGGGGATTGGATTAACCAATGTAAATGAGAGACTGAAAGCGATGTATGGAGAAGAATCCACATTATCCATTAAAAGCACAGCAGGCGTCGGAACGTCGGTTTCGTTTATGATTCCTGCAAGTGAATCACAGATACCAGTTGAAAGGAATGATCATTTTGAGGGTTCTCCTGGTGGATGA